The following DNA comes from Bacillota bacterium.
ATGTCCGTGAAATCAGGCTGGTAATGGGTACACGAAAAGATATCCCAGGCCCGGATATTGGGACCCCACAAAAAATAATGGGTTGGTTCATTGACGAATATGAACAGTGCTTAGGCGAACACGAACCCGGTGCTTTGGCCGGCAAACCGCCCCTCCTTGGGGGATCATTAGCCCGTAATAAAGCCACCGGAACCGGTCTTGTATATGTCCTGGAACGGTATTTAGGTTTACAGGGGGAAAAGGTTGAAGGCAAGACGGTTGCTGTTCAGGGCTTTGGTAACCTGGGTGGGACCGCGGCCCAAATTCTTGAAGGCAAGGGGGCCAAAGTTATTGGAATAGCGGACGTTAGCGGGGCCTGGTATAATCCGGCCGGAATGAATGTGCGTGATGGGCGGGAATATGCGGCTCAAAACAAGGTTCTGTCCGGTTGGGCAGGAGGGGATGTAATTTCCATGGAGGAATTCTTCGCCTTGGACTGCGATGTACTAATTCCGGCAGCAATCCAAAGCCAAATCAGGGGAGACAACGTAGAACAGGTTAAGGCCAAAATTGTTATTGAGGGTGCCAACGGCCCAACCACCCCGGAAGCAGAGGAGTATCTCCTAGGCCATGGTGTTGTATTGATTCCGGACATCGTTGCCAATGTCGGCGGGGCCGTTACTTCCTACTTCGAAATGGTGCAGGATCTATACATGTATTTCTGGTCCGAGGCCGAAGTTTTAGAACGGCTACAGAAGCACATGGTTGGAGTGTTTGATGGTGTGTGGCAAGTGGCCCAGGAAAAGGGTGTACCTCTTAGAATTGCAGCATGGATGATAGCATTGGATAAAATTGTACAGGCAATGGAGATGCGGGGTAGGTTCTAACCGTTTTCGGCGTTGCGCTTAAAGATGGTTTAAGTCAGTAGACCCAGTTGATTAAATACCATATATCGATGCTTATACGGGTTAATCAGCTAAATAGAAAACGAGAATGCGAGTTGAAAGACTTTATGAGCACAAGTAGGATGAAGCCTATACAAAATTCTGCTGCGCTGCTAATTGGACCAATAATATTTTTAATGGCATTGCTGCTGCCACAGGGGTGGTTTAGCGTACCAGCCAAGGCAGCTATCGGTACGATTCTTTGGATGGCTAGCTGGTGGATTACACGTCCGGTTCACATCGCCGTCACGGCCTTGCTTCCCATTGTAGTCAACGCGCTGTTTGATTTGGTTCCCATGGCACAGGTGATTAGTCAGTATGCGTCCGAAATTGTGGTATTATTACTTGGCGCCGACTTAGTTAGCATCACCTGGAGCGAAACGGGACTGGACAAGCGCCTGTCTCTCAAGGCACTATCCCTGATCGGGCCTTCTGTCAAACAGCAAATAGTCACTTGGTTTGTGGTGGCGGCGGGGCTTTCCGCTTTTCTTCCCAATGTGATGGTATGTGCCATTCTAACGCCAATCGCTATCTCTATGCTGACCTTCCTTGGGGAGAAAGACCCGGCCAACAGTGAAATTGGGGCGGTTATCTTACTGGCCATCGCGTGGGGTTCCGGGGTCGGCGGTTGCGGTACACCTTTAGGTGGGGCCATGAATCTAGTGGCTATCAATTATATCGAGCAGTTAATTGGTCAGGAATTCATGTACATCACCTGGGTCAAACAGCTGATGCCCTTCTTGGTGGCCTTGGTGATAGTAAACACTGCTTATTTATGTACAATTAAGACCAGTGTCAGCCATCTAAAGGGTACGCGGGAATTCTTTCGAGAGGAATACCGCCGGCTTCCGCCCATGCAACGTAGTGAACGCATCAGCCTGGCACTATTCCTTACACCAACACTGTTAGCTTTCATTAGGCCAGCCTATTCCGCTTTGCTTCCTGCGCTGAAGCCCGCCTATATATTTTTGATCTTTGGGGTTTTCACCTTTGTGTGCAGCGATGAGGAGGGCAAAAGGCTACTTGATTGGCCCAAGGCTGAAAAATGCGTAATGTGGGGTATGCTACTGTTATTTGCCGGTGGCCTGGCGGCAGGGCAACTAATTATCGAAACAGGCGCCGCGGCTTCTGTGGCAGATCTTCTTGTACGATTTGACCTGAACGGCGGATTACTAACCATTGCCATTTTCGTCGTATTCACCTGCTTTCTCGCTGAGGTATCCAGCAATACTGCTGCAGCAGCTATATCGGTTCCAATTGTACTCAGTATCACAAAACAGTTGGGGCTTGACCCTTTACCGTATATATACATTAGCATTGCAGCTTTCAATAGTGCCTACATCCTCCCGCTCTCAGTGCGCGCCATTCCAGTTGGATATGGCATGGATCCAAAAGCCCTGCTAAAGCACGGTATGGTATTAGCAATAGCCACTGTTACAGTTATCACATTGATGGGCTACTTGTTTCTTAACTACTGGCCCCAGTTCGGCTCCTTTGTTTAAGGTGTTTTCGGGCAACTGTAGACGGAGGAGAAGAACATCGAACATGCAAGGACAGGTTTAAGCTAAAGGAGGCGCCATAATGATTAACAACAATAAAGAAGGTAGCTTTTTAGCCCTGCTTCCGATTGTGGTCTACCTCGGGTTATCCCTGGGGATTGCCCTGTTACTAGGCAGCGCAAGGGCCGTTCCGCCGCTGGTGTTGATGATGATCGCGGTCGGGGTAGCCTTTGCCATGAATAGGGAACTTAGCTTCAATGAAAAAGTGGATATTTTTGCGGCGGGGTCCGGTGACCCGAACATCATTGTCATGGTACTTGTATTCTTACTGGCAGGCATGTTTACAACAGTCTCGAAGGCCATGGGCGGCGTTGATTCGGTCGTAAATCTGAGCTTGAATGTTGTACCGGCAGACTTGATAATACCAGGACTATTTGTAGTAGGTTGTTTTATCTCGTTCGCTATGGGGACCTCTGTAGGGACAATTGTCGCTCTTGGGCCCATTGCCATGGGAATCGTGGAGAAAACCGGCTTGCCGGCACCGTTTGTAATCGGTGCGGTGGTAAGCGGTGCCATCTTTGGGGACAACCTATCTTTTGTTTCTGATACGACTATTGCTGCGACAAGATTAAGTGGCGTGGAAATGAAAGATAAATTTAGAGCTAACTTTCTTATAGCCTTGCCTGCTGCGATTCTTACAGTTATTGTATATGCCATCAAGGCAAAGGGGCTATCAGTTGTTGAACTTGATATTCTCGAATACAGCCTCATTAAAATACTACCCTATATTGTAGTCGTTGTCACAGCACTGGTCGGAATGAACGTATTTGTGGTCCTACTAACGGGGATCACCCTATCAGCGGTTATCGGATTCGCCCACGGTTCGTTTACCATGATAGAATGCGCCAACGTTCTTTATGATGGAATGATGGGTATGGCGAACGTGTCCCTCATCGCCATAGCAATTGGTGGTATTGTGGGGATTGTGAAGTATAACGGCGGTATTACTTGGATTCTAAACGCCATTAATCAGAGGATAAGCAATAGAAAACAGGCAGAATTCGG
Coding sequences within:
- a CDS encoding Na+/H+ antiporter NhaC family protein: MINNNKEGSFLALLPIVVYLGLSLGIALLLGSARAVPPLVLMMIAVGVAFAMNRELSFNEKVDIFAAGSGDPNIIVMVLVFLLAGMFTTVSKAMGGVDSVVNLSLNVVPADLIIPGLFVVGCFISFAMGTSVGTIVALGPIAMGIVEKTGLPAPFVIGAVVSGAIFGDNLSFVSDTTIAATRLSGVEMKDKFRANFLIALPAAILTVIVYAIKAKGLSVVELDILEYSLIKILPYIVVVVTALVGMNVFVVLLTGITLSAVIGFAHGSFTMIECANVLYDGMMGMANVSLIAIAIGGIVGIVKYNGGITWILNAINQRISNRKQAEFGIAALATFCEICTGNNTVAIVTAGPIAKQISDEHGVDPRRTASLLDIFACVFHTNIPYSGNMLSAAGVTGINPLLIIPYTTYSHFLFVAAIIAIATGWPNLGSFGTPAKDKA
- a CDS encoding Glu/Leu/Phe/Val dehydrogenase; the protein is VREIRLVMGTRKDIPGPDIGTPQKIMGWFIDEYEQCLGEHEPGALAGKPPLLGGSLARNKATGTGLVYVLERYLGLQGEKVEGKTVAVQGFGNLGGTAAQILEGKGAKVIGIADVSGAWYNPAGMNVRDGREYAAQNKVLSGWAGGDVISMEEFFALDCDVLIPAAIQSQIRGDNVEQVKAKIVIEGANGPTTPEAEEYLLGHGVVLIPDIVANVGGAVTSYFEMVQDLYMYFWSEAEVLERLQKHMVGVFDGVWQVAQEKGVPLRIAAWMIALDKIVQAMEMRGRF
- a CDS encoding citrate transporter, translated to MQNSAALLIGPIIFLMALLLPQGWFSVPAKAAIGTILWMASWWITRPVHIAVTALLPIVVNALFDLVPMAQVISQYASEIVVLLLGADLVSITWSETGLDKRLSLKALSLIGPSVKQQIVTWFVVAAGLSAFLPNVMVCAILTPIAISMLTFLGEKDPANSEIGAVILLAIAWGSGVGGCGTPLGGAMNLVAINYIEQLIGQEFMYITWVKQLMPFLVALVIVNTAYLCTIKTSVSHLKGTREFFREEYRRLPPMQRSERISLALFLTPTLLAFIRPAYSALLPALKPAYIFLIFGVFTFVCSDEEGKRLLDWPKAEKCVMWGMLLLFAGGLAAGQLIIETGAAASVADLLVRFDLNGGLLTIAIFVVFTCFLAEVSSNTAAAAISVPIVLSITKQLGLDPLPYIYISIAAFNSAYILPLSVRAIPVGYGMDPKALLKHGMVLAIATVTVITLMGYLFLNYWPQFGSFV